In Geopsychrobacter electrodiphilus DSM 16401, a single window of DNA contains:
- a CDS encoding LysR family transcriptional regulator ArgP → MIDYRLLTSLATVIDEGGFERAGQVLHLTQSAVSQRVRQLEDRLGQILLIRSQPPEPTEAGRQLLRHYHQVRLLENALPAALLNETDASPLSLSLGLNADSLATWFWQAGEAFLARRGVLFNLRVDDQDVTLQMLKKGEVVGCISATSTPLQGCRCIYLGTMVYRLLARPAYIARWFPQGLTAAAVSQAPAAIFGRHDALQFRLLSKVLGPKLPPLHAHYVPSPEAFADAIYRGLAYGAIPDLQSKAWLDKGELVEVIPQQENVRLYWHCWNLSSELLNELGECLREVAKDVLVQEDF, encoded by the coding sequence ATGATCGATTATCGTCTGCTGACATCCCTGGCCACTGTGATTGATGAGGGGGGCTTCGAGCGCGCGGGCCAGGTGCTGCACCTGACCCAGTCGGCCGTTTCCCAGCGGGTGCGTCAGTTGGAAGATCGCCTCGGCCAGATTCTGCTGATTCGTTCGCAACCGCCCGAACCGACCGAAGCCGGTCGTCAACTGCTCAGGCATTATCATCAGGTGCGGTTGCTCGAAAACGCACTACCGGCCGCTTTACTTAATGAAACAGACGCCAGTCCGCTCAGCCTGAGCCTGGGGCTCAATGCCGACAGCCTGGCGACCTGGTTCTGGCAGGCGGGTGAAGCATTCCTCGCCCGTCGCGGAGTCCTGTTCAACCTGCGCGTCGACGATCAGGATGTGACCCTGCAGATGCTCAAAAAAGGCGAGGTCGTCGGCTGTATCAGCGCAACTTCGACCCCATTGCAGGGCTGCCGCTGCATCTATCTCGGCACTATGGTCTACCGCCTGCTGGCGCGACCGGCGTATATCGCGCGCTGGTTCCCGCAAGGATTGACCGCAGCGGCGGTTAGTCAGGCCCCGGCTGCTATCTTCGGCCGCCATGATGCCCTGCAGTTCCGCCTGCTCAGCAAGGTGCTGGGCCCCAAACTACCTCCATTGCATGCTCACTATGTCCCCTCCCCCGAAGCCTTCGCCGATGCCATCTACCGAGGTCTCGCTTATGGCGCCATCCCCGATCTGCAGAGCAAAGCCTGGCTGGACAAGGGAGAGTTGGTCGAGGTGATCCCCCAGCAGGAGAACGTCCGCCTCTACTGGCACTGCTGGAATCTGTCATCAGAACTCCTGAATGAACTGGGCGAGTGTCTGCGCGAGGTGGCAAAGGACGTTCTGGTCCAGGAAGACTTTTAA
- a CDS encoding LysE/ArgO family amino acid transporter, with translation MLSIYLQGFLLTAGLIIAIGAQNAFVLSNAVRGNRPLLIAGLCIGGDLLLIGLGLAGVGTLVASHPELMRFAAFGGAMFLGVYGMLALRSALRGTVGLQIDDALPPTRNALILATLAVTFLNPHAYLDTVVLIGGIGGQFPVDQRLIFGAGAVTASFIWFLTLGFGGPYLAPLFRRRSAWRLLDGLVCLMMWGIALTLVKPYLPG, from the coding sequence ATGCTGAGTATCTACTTACAAGGATTTTTACTGACGGCGGGACTGATTATCGCTATCGGCGCCCAGAATGCCTTTGTGCTGTCGAATGCGGTGCGCGGCAATCGGCCGCTCTTGATCGCGGGACTCTGTATCGGCGGGGATCTGCTGCTGATCGGGCTCGGACTGGCCGGGGTCGGCACCCTGGTCGCGTCCCATCCGGAACTGATGCGCTTTGCCGCTTTTGGCGGGGCGATGTTCCTGGGCGTTTACGGGATGCTGGCCCTGCGCTCGGCTCTGCGCGGAACGGTCGGTTTGCAGATTGACGATGCGCTGCCGCCGACGCGCAATGCCCTGATCCTCGCGACTCTGGCCGTGACCTTTCTCAACCCCCACGCCTATCTCGACACGGTGGTGCTGATCGGTGGCATCGGTGGTCAGTTTCCTGTCGACCAGCGTTTGATCTTCGGTGCCGGTGCGGTCACCGCGTCCTTTATCTGGTTCCTTACGCTGGGTTTTGGTGGGCCATATCTGGCACCGCTTTTTAGGCGTCGCAGCGCCTGGCGCCTGCTCGACGGGCTGGTCTGCCTGATGATGTGGGGGATTGCGCTGACCCTGGTGAAACCTTATCTGCCGGGTTGA
- a CDS encoding PASTA domain-containing protein: protein MKTYPTLCVRVFAVSVLMLLVAGNAFSGTLDRGAMQERYNGSAKDMLRVPGVVGTYEQNALNLLQQSGLAVKIKRITEDLPKYAGKEGMVISQAPLSGGIAMIGSTVTVTVYKKNDGYDGGYSTPFIGTGAGTEPPADSWGGGESYSGSGTTGTEPTYDGSWPSDSSGGSWPPTEPGATEGEGGVPAPGADGSSGY from the coding sequence ATGAAGACATATCCAACTTTGTGCGTCAGGGTCTTTGCTGTCAGTGTGCTGATGCTGCTCGTGGCCGGCAATGCTTTTAGCGGAACATTGGACCGGGGTGCGATGCAGGAACGATATAACGGATCCGCAAAAGATATGCTGCGCGTTCCGGGCGTTGTCGGAACCTATGAACAGAACGCCTTGAATCTATTGCAGCAATCCGGTCTTGCCGTAAAAATTAAGCGCATAACAGAGGATCTACCGAAGTACGCGGGGAAAGAAGGCATGGTCATCAGCCAGGCCCCTTTAAGTGGTGGCATTGCAATGATCGGCTCAACCGTGACTGTCACCGTGTATAAAAAAAATGATGGCTATGATGGTGGGTACTCCACCCCGTTCATAGGGACCGGAGCCGGAACTGAGCCACCCGCGGATAGTTGGGGCGGGGGTGAGTCTTACTCGGGTAGCGGTACGACGGGCACTGAGCCAACTTACGATGGCAGCTGGCCGAGTGATTCCTCAGGGGGAAGCTGGCCCCCGACAGAACCTGGCGCAACCGAAGGCGAAGGAGGTGTCCCCGCTCCCGGGGCTGATGGTTCGTCGGGTTATTGA
- a CDS encoding CsgG/HfaB family protein — MFKTVLRRIICAGVLMLVSLSFSACMMESAPVADNSATSRKLANLPQHQGPKKTVTIYEFKSEVPEISAQSSTDMFTTALVKSHTFLVMERQRLEESVYREKQLNQQGMTTGNSGNKKLTGADYIFVGVVTEANPTESRTGIAGTVKGLGVESSGEKGEIGLDVRVLDAATGAVIDAVNVRKKINEGGYSVSGLGGFLNSMTNGKLGSANASVSHDKKEGVDKALRACIEEAVYQLASRYGS, encoded by the coding sequence ATGTTTAAAACTGTATTGCGCAGGATAATATGTGCCGGGGTGTTGATGCTTGTTTCTCTGAGTTTTTCGGCTTGCATGATGGAGAGCGCCCCTGTCGCTGACAATTCAGCGACATCACGAAAGCTGGCGAATCTGCCTCAGCATCAAGGACCAAAAAAAACGGTCACGATTTATGAATTTAAAAGCGAGGTGCCTGAAATTTCGGCCCAGTCTTCAACCGACATGTTTACAACAGCGCTGGTCAAATCGCACACGTTTCTGGTCATGGAGCGTCAACGCCTCGAAGAGAGCGTCTATCGCGAAAAGCAACTGAATCAGCAAGGGATGACGACCGGAAATTCTGGCAACAAAAAGTTGACGGGGGCTGACTACATCTTTGTCGGAGTCGTCACCGAAGCGAACCCGACTGAAAGCCGCACCGGAATCGCGGGCACGGTTAAAGGCCTGGGAGTTGAATCCAGCGGCGAAAAGGGCGAAATCGGGCTGGACGTGCGGGTGCTCGATGCTGCGACAGGAGCTGTCATTGATGCGGTCAATGTGCGAAAGAAAATCAACGAGGGCGGGTACTCTGTCTCGGGGTTAGGCGGTTTTTTAAATTCGATGACCAACGGCAAACTGGGCAGTGCCAATGCGAGTGTCTCGCATGACAAAAAAGAAGGGGTTGATAAAGCCCTTCGCGCCTGCATTGAAGAGGCGGTCTACCAATTGGCGTCCCGGTATGGAAGCTGA
- a CDS encoding VWA domain-containing protein has translation MTSAGLKQCVLALFLVLLLTPLPLWAAPAEQRPLLAEMQVPDTCGTAYGDHLAVCTPFRCQRPHPFFAINAPTEAEMSKMTDAQKQKAEAYQAEVEKKLQEMTPAQRAEKKAKMVVTFEIKGPDAQGLCQTTTSMTAKSRQDCALDEETRQDIADFDRLVATADSIKTKSSSELVEGKMVTKTLTTVDGKTIENPWQHALNSGQCKILDRGPDGSWTPMEMGVIKKTPVKKTSESNNTLFILDASGSMWGQIKGTPKITIAKEVMAKLVPELPSNSRIGLIAYGHRRKGDCNDVETLVKLGANHQQAVLDAVKGLNALGKTPLTKSVTQAFKMLQSEKQASTIILVSDGIESCNADPCKAVAAAKKDGLKFILHTVGFGLSKEESAQLQCMAKAGDGEYFQASNAKELLKSTRKAVKSKGPGMLKLTLRANGKPVNAWVKLVGNGEIGLTELTNDTGVKPAHIWHLKPGVYHLETLPAGLQGVDPIKLDNIKIESGKTVEKTLDFDQSTLHITATENGKQAVVQIRVKNVATNKTVFDTSTYSTFTMNGVKTPYDVKLLPGKYRLIVQIPNSSITPYSEENDVLSGGMTVEKTVVFESGTMRVTVLVGGKAATAEVNIRKAGSPKDIFATMPYVGDATPMNVKLDAGHYDLYVIPVGIEGMVQKVIKNIELKSDSVVDEVLSFEVKPIAADANGLEQNTDRPGGGDFKHIIPASDDAALCQKACQDDALCKAWTYVKPNTLQGPQPNCWLKTSAPHAVPNSCCVSGTK, from the coding sequence ATGACATCCGCAGGTTTGAAACAATGTGTACTGGCTCTGTTTTTGGTGTTGCTGTTGACACCGCTGCCTCTGTGGGCCGCCCCTGCTGAACAACGTCCGCTGTTGGCCGAGATGCAGGTGCCGGATACCTGCGGTACGGCTTATGGCGACCACCTGGCAGTTTGTACGCCTTTCCGTTGCCAAAGGCCGCATCCCTTTTTCGCAATCAACGCTCCAACGGAAGCGGAAATGAGCAAAATGACTGATGCACAAAAGCAGAAGGCTGAGGCTTATCAGGCAGAAGTTGAAAAAAAGTTGCAAGAGATGACTCCTGCGCAGCGCGCTGAGAAGAAAGCCAAGATGGTCGTTACTTTTGAAATTAAAGGCCCTGATGCTCAAGGCTTATGCCAGACAACGACCTCAATGACAGCGAAAAGCCGTCAGGACTGCGCCCTTGATGAAGAAACACGTCAGGATATTGCTGATTTCGATCGGTTGGTGGCTACCGCCGACAGTATTAAAACCAAAAGCAGTTCAGAATTGGTCGAAGGCAAAATGGTGACGAAAACCCTGACCACAGTCGATGGCAAAACCATAGAGAATCCATGGCAGCATGCGTTGAATAGCGGGCAATGCAAGATCCTCGACCGAGGACCGGATGGCAGTTGGACTCCAATGGAGATGGGCGTTATAAAGAAAACACCAGTCAAAAAAACTTCCGAATCAAACAATACTCTTTTTATCCTTGATGCTTCCGGCAGTATGTGGGGGCAGATAAAAGGCACGCCCAAAATCACTATCGCCAAAGAAGTGATGGCCAAGCTGGTGCCAGAATTGCCAAGCAATAGCCGCATCGGTCTGATTGCCTATGGGCATCGACGCAAGGGCGATTGTAATGATGTGGAAACATTGGTGAAGCTCGGTGCTAATCACCAACAAGCCGTGTTGGATGCGGTAAAAGGTTTGAATGCGTTGGGAAAAACACCGCTTACGAAATCGGTGACTCAGGCATTCAAGATGTTGCAATCCGAAAAACAGGCTTCAACAATTATTCTAGTGAGTGATGGTATTGAAAGCTGTAACGCCGATCCATGCAAGGCGGTTGCTGCGGCGAAGAAAGACGGTCTTAAGTTCATTCTCCACACTGTCGGCTTCGGCTTGAGTAAGGAAGAAAGCGCGCAGTTACAATGTATGGCCAAGGCGGGGGACGGCGAGTATTTTCAGGCGAGCAATGCTAAGGAGTTATTGAAATCCACGCGCAAGGCGGTGAAGTCCAAGGGACCGGGCATGCTGAAGCTGACCCTGCGCGCCAACGGTAAGCCGGTAAATGCCTGGGTGAAGCTTGTTGGGAATGGCGAGATCGGCTTGACCGAACTCACAAATGATACAGGCGTAAAACCGGCACATATTTGGCACCTCAAGCCCGGAGTTTACCATCTCGAGACCCTACCTGCCGGGTTGCAAGGTGTTGATCCGATCAAGCTGGATAATATAAAAATCGAATCGGGTAAGACGGTGGAGAAGACACTGGATTTCGATCAGTCCACCCTACATATAACGGCGACTGAAAACGGCAAACAAGCCGTGGTTCAAATCAGGGTTAAAAATGTCGCCACGAACAAAACAGTTTTCGACACCTCCACCTATTCGACATTCACCATGAATGGCGTCAAGACACCTTATGATGTGAAGCTGCTACCGGGGAAATACAGATTGATTGTGCAGATCCCCAATTCATCAATCACGCCCTATAGCGAGGAGAATGATGTCTTATCCGGAGGGATGACTGTGGAGAAAACGGTTGTCTTTGAATCCGGTACGATGCGGGTGACAGTGCTGGTTGGCGGCAAAGCAGCAACAGCAGAAGTCAATATAAGAAAAGCAGGGAGTCCGAAGGATATTTTTGCAACGATGCCTTATGTTGGTGATGCCACGCCAATGAACGTAAAACTCGACGCGGGTCATTATGATCTCTATGTTATCCCTGTCGGCATTGAGGGAATGGTTCAAAAAGTGATCAAAAATATTGAGTTGAAGTCGGACAGCGTTGTCGATGAAGTATTGTCTTTTGAGGTTAAGCCAATCGCTGCCGATGCCAACGGCCTGGAGCAGAATACGGATCGTCCCGGTGGGGGTGATTTCAAGCATATTATCCCTGCATCAGATGATGCTGCCCTGTGCCAAAAGGCGTGCCAGGATGATGCACTCTGCAAGGCATGGACGTATGTCAAACCGAATACGCTACAAGGGCCACAACCCAATTGTTGGCTGAAAACAAGCGCGCCGCATGCCGTTCCAAATAGCTGCTGTGTGTCCGGGACGAAATGA
- a CDS encoding DUF3592 domain-containing protein produces the protein MSMFWFLIIFIIPVLLFLYSRKRGKELLQLSKNGKKSKATVSDRQQILRSNSRGVTRYRISYVFKTESGEAISHTIYVSYDCYQETPIGSEVDIVYLPNNPKISAMEYLVELVRSAKKN, from the coding sequence ATGAGTATGTTTTGGTTTCTTATTATTTTTATCATCCCGGTGTTGCTGTTTCTTTATTCAAGGAAACGGGGGAAAGAATTACTTCAACTGTCCAAAAATGGTAAAAAATCCAAGGCAACTGTCAGTGATCGACAACAAATTTTGCGTTCTAATTCTAGAGGCGTAACTAGATATAGAATTAGTTATGTGTTCAAAACAGAATCAGGTGAGGCTATTTCGCATACCATTTATGTATCCTACGATTGTTATCAGGAAACCCCTATAGGTTCAGAAGTCGATATCGTTTACCTCCCCAATAACCCGAAAATTTCGGCGATGGAATACTTGGTAGAACTTGTGCGCAGTGCAAAGAAAAATTAA
- a CDS encoding CC_3452 family protein: MVPLIGDKKGITTWTLFPLGFFLVATVLTFLMGTVEAANIANPVLMQQKNVGTLSVKKTTPPIYRYTANTVQNASKQGKVNAAKIFWDCRGTGCTTSGPWPQPSVRACQNLATLVGPIKSFGRSGHYLNAKDIKQCNQLRTLSANPQKSAGLRREVQTTPVVKVKDVRNKSRAFFNRLPVDKVTKTQLATGKQLEYQVLTNAFSGNSGRMERRSWRGQILLPDLSNSGRKKVIHTQSKTGSGSRARKQVMWVIENPDKSLSKQILNSAGQLAGNITFTKDGSVRIGLDLNGDEVADLYELQVSDGEHSILFSPAGQVAWERFMNGGANPLCAPGASSAGGGFAGGMISGTDKTALQMVCGRSSGSQGGGGSAGGSSRGGGLSGNPGGRTMDAMCKGALSQHRSVPGNPGMAMGDPSDREFSWSRAGHKLLSSLLIAIIPGASLVDDANTVVHADDNPGAAAVTVAGKIPGFGTAATVTNAVGDSINAGAPRFVNEADRDLKHFEDAQDPGDNTHPDPAVVDRACSAGSSSRFCGAWHREHDSEQSNAAGNAGGGASDPGPDQQTDPDTALYNMCQARARSQAMWDANTKDTSYVHQLCENPASQPNPAGTSSSTTLGGTYGSSITLSSYCGQQSEPGATTPTPGATRGGSNGRNCGRSESPGTDGQCRGVGNRFNGGSAGSVNITYGAVIGFEPFNPGFDPDPK; the protein is encoded by the coding sequence ATGGTGCCTTTGATAGGGGACAAAAAGGGAATTACTACCTGGACATTGTTTCCGCTCGGATTTTTTCTCGTTGCAACTGTTCTGACATTTCTTATGGGAACCGTCGAGGCGGCAAACATCGCTAACCCGGTTTTGATGCAGCAAAAGAACGTCGGGACTTTATCGGTGAAAAAGACAACGCCCCCGATATATCGCTACACTGCGAACACCGTGCAGAATGCGAGTAAACAGGGCAAAGTTAATGCGGCAAAAATCTTCTGGGACTGTCGTGGGACAGGCTGCACAACCAGCGGCCCCTGGCCGCAACCCAGTGTCCGCGCATGTCAGAATCTGGCAACATTGGTTGGCCCCATCAAGTCCTTCGGGCGCTCTGGGCATTATCTCAACGCAAAAGACATCAAGCAATGCAATCAACTAAGGACGCTGAGTGCTAACCCTCAAAAGAGTGCTGGGCTTCGCAGAGAAGTCCAGACAACGCCTGTTGTGAAGGTTAAAGACGTCCGCAATAAATCCCGGGCCTTTTTCAATCGGCTCCCGGTCGATAAGGTGACGAAAACACAACTTGCGACCGGCAAGCAGCTTGAATATCAGGTACTGACAAATGCTTTTTCGGGAAATTCCGGGCGCATGGAACGCAGATCCTGGCGTGGTCAAATTTTACTCCCGGATCTCAGCAACAGCGGCAGGAAAAAAGTAATTCACACCCAAAGTAAGACAGGTTCGGGATCCCGCGCCCGCAAACAAGTTATGTGGGTTATCGAAAATCCAGACAAAAGCCTATCGAAGCAAATCTTGAACAGTGCAGGTCAACTCGCAGGAAATATAACCTTCACCAAAGATGGTTCCGTGCGTATTGGCCTTGACCTGAATGGTGACGAAGTCGCGGATCTTTATGAACTACAGGTATCTGATGGGGAGCATTCGATACTCTTTTCTCCGGCCGGCCAAGTTGCCTGGGAACGCTTTATGAACGGGGGGGCAAATCCGCTATGTGCCCCCGGCGCCAGTTCTGCAGGCGGTGGTTTTGCCGGAGGCATGATTTCGGGCACCGATAAAACGGCGCTTCAGATGGTATGTGGGCGATCATCAGGCAGCCAGGGTGGTGGAGGCTCTGCAGGGGGGTCTTCTCGTGGCGGTGGACTCAGTGGCAACCCTGGTGGCCGGACGATGGATGCGATGTGCAAGGGAGCGTTAAGCCAGCATCGGAGTGTCCCAGGGAATCCTGGCATGGCTATGGGGGATCCCTCTGATCGAGAATTCAGCTGGTCGCGTGCCGGGCATAAATTACTTTCGTCTCTTTTGATTGCGATTATCCCCGGAGCATCCCTTGTTGACGATGCCAACACGGTTGTACATGCAGATGACAACCCTGGCGCCGCTGCTGTAACAGTTGCCGGTAAAATACCTGGGTTCGGCACGGCGGCAACAGTCACCAATGCAGTTGGTGACTCTATTAATGCAGGTGCCCCTCGTTTTGTGAATGAGGCAGACAGAGATTTGAAACATTTCGAGGATGCACAGGATCCGGGAGACAATACACATCCAGACCCCGCCGTGGTTGATCGTGCTTGTTCTGCTGGTTCCAGCTCGCGTTTTTGTGGTGCCTGGCATAGAGAACATGACAGTGAACAGTCTAACGCGGCTGGCAACGCTGGTGGCGGGGCATCAGACCCCGGCCCCGACCAGCAAACCGACCCCGATACGGCTCTCTACAATATGTGCCAGGCTCGTGCCCGCTCACAGGCCATGTGGGACGCCAACACCAAAGACACTTCATATGTCCACCAGCTGTGTGAAAATCCGGCCAGCCAGCCGAATCCTGCCGGAACATCGAGTTCAACGACATTGGGTGGAACCTATGGTTCGTCGATTACACTCTCCAGTTACTGTGGTCAACAGAGTGAGCCAGGAGCGACGACACCGACTCCGGGAGCGACTCGTGGCGGCAGTAATGGCCGGAATTGTGGTCGCTCAGAGTCTCCGGGCACAGATGGTCAATGTCGTGGTGTTGGGAACCGGTTCAATGGAGGGAGTGCTGGATCGGTAAATATTACTTATGGCGCAGTAATCGGTTTTGAGCCCTTTAATCCGGGGTTTGATCCTGATCCTAAATGA
- a CDS encoding CC_3452 family protein — protein MVILIQRTIKKTVWKLLPPGLLLFVLSPILPGGMAAAAKTLNPALYQNQNIGNLSGNQVRPLVHDYVAVTSHRSHQQGKVNVFGTLWICSDARCTTSASWARPTVEACNALARSVGAIHSYGGRGVSLNKKDINRCNANISMRKKPIRVKEKLSDRVATPQTSALSKKIGVVPKSRTGKDRSSSQQIVPRVENDLTNRKIISNAGTYAAFPKLKDGKVSGPKQQNTNLYSNKSAWAPKAPLSFGVPARPTESNHKNQVGRGLATERAVGRVSRMVISPQPLEMTGLDEDRTASRLRMVTTMQPLEMTGPDVEMATGGARAVTPSSGSRTVLSMQVLEMTGLETGSNAVRSRTVISTQVLEMTGR, from the coding sequence ATGGTGATCTTAATACAAAGAACAATAAAAAAAACAGTCTGGAAGTTGTTACCTCCGGGACTGCTCCTGTTTGTTCTTTCACCAATACTGCCTGGGGGCATGGCTGCTGCGGCAAAGACGCTTAACCCGGCGTTGTATCAGAATCAAAATATTGGAAATTTATCAGGGAATCAGGTCCGCCCACTCGTGCATGATTATGTTGCGGTTACGTCACATCGCTCCCACCAGCAGGGCAAAGTCAACGTATTTGGGACTCTATGGATCTGCAGTGATGCGCGCTGCACGACAAGCGCCTCATGGGCTAGACCCACGGTGGAAGCGTGCAACGCGCTGGCTCGTTCAGTAGGCGCGATTCACTCTTATGGCGGACGCGGTGTCAGCCTGAACAAAAAAGATATTAACCGCTGCAATGCGAACATATCTATGCGTAAAAAACCCATCCGGGTGAAAGAAAAGCTATCAGATCGTGTGGCTACCCCTCAGACCTCAGCCCTTAGTAAAAAAATCGGAGTCGTCCCAAAATCACGAACAGGAAAAGACAGATCATCCTCCCAGCAAATAGTTCCGCGAGTTGAGAATGATTTAACCAATAGAAAAATAATATCAAATGCCGGGACGTATGCCGCCTTTCCCAAACTGAAAGATGGAAAAGTTTCTGGTCCAAAACAACAAAACACAAACCTTTACAGCAATAAAAGCGCTTGGGCACCGAAGGCTCCTCTTTCCTTTGGGGTTCCGGCCAGACCAACCGAAAGTAATCACAAAAATCAGGTCGGTCGTGGCTTGGCAACTGAACGAGCAGTCGGTCGCGTGTCACGGATGGTGATCTCCCCGCAGCCGCTTGAGATGACCGGGTTGGACGAGGACAGGACCGCGAGCAGATTGAGAATGGTGACAACCATGCAGCCGCTTGAGATGACCGGGCCGGACGTGGAAATGGCCACGGGCGGAGCGAGGGCGGTGACACCATCAAGCGGTTCCAGGACAGTGTTATCCATGCAGGTGTTGGAGATGACCGGACTAGAAACAGGCTCGAACGCAGTTAGATCGCGCACAGTGATCTCCACTCAGGTTCTTGAAATGACCGGAAGATAA